One region of Desulfomicrobium macestii genomic DNA includes:
- a CDS encoding sigma 54-interacting transcriptional regulator, with protein MAIKLHLVFQDRVGIVADLSRRIADRKFNIVAMEVDRVDDLAHVYVEAEDRQPEALPTDLPEALGDIPGLLTSRPIDTLPQEEQARRLRVVLDNIADGVVAVDAAGRVTTINAAACQILNLDQDSVPGMDVRELDLGDSAILDSLAGRESGDVKRTLVTPSGRFQYFATCRPIRDAQGHIIGAVEIAKDMQEIRMLARSISEPAQISFSDIVGQNQNINNLIGYAQLIAATDSIVCIRGASGTGKELFARAMHTASGRSGPFVPINCAALPEQLLESELFGYVGGAFTGGLRDGKPGLFEVAGEGTVFLDEIGDMPLASQAKILRVMQDHCVRRIGGSREIPIRARIITATNGNLEKMVEEGTFRQDLYYRINVLPIHIPPLQERLDDLGLLAEHFLFTLASRMGRPAKAVTAKGLDKLRAHHWPGNVRELKNVVDRAAILCPAENIDERFLILAHELGDGIPGQTRQVQAAEPGKPIREQLDRLEKDILENTLTRAKSIRQAARTLGLSHTAILNKIRKHGLRVSRPLRVE; from the coding sequence ATGGCCATCAAGCTGCATCTCGTCTTTCAGGATCGCGTCGGCATCGTCGCCGACCTGTCCCGCCGCATCGCCGACCGCAAGTTCAACATCGTGGCCATGGAAGTGGACCGCGTGGACGATCTGGCCCATGTCTACGTGGAGGCGGAAGACCGGCAGCCCGAAGCCCTGCCCACGGACCTGCCCGAGGCACTCGGGGACATCCCGGGCCTGCTCACCTCGCGCCCCATCGACACCCTGCCCCAGGAGGAACAGGCCAGACGGCTGCGCGTGGTTCTGGACAACATCGCGGACGGAGTCGTGGCCGTGGACGCGGCCGGACGGGTCACGACCATCAACGCCGCCGCCTGCCAGATCCTGAACCTGGACCAGGACAGCGTGCCCGGCATGGACGTGCGCGAACTGGACCTCGGGGATTCGGCCATTCTGGACAGCCTCGCCGGAAGAGAAAGCGGAGACGTGAAACGCACCCTGGTCACGCCTTCGGGACGCTTTCAGTATTTCGCCACCTGCCGCCCCATCCGCGACGCCCAGGGGCACATCATCGGGGCGGTGGAGATCGCCAAGGACATGCAGGAGATCCGCATGCTGGCCCGCAGCATCTCCGAACCCGCCCAGATCAGCTTTTCGGACATCGTCGGCCAGAACCAGAACATCAACAACCTCATCGGCTACGCCCAGCTCATCGCGGCCACGGACTCCATCGTCTGCATTCGCGGAGCTTCCGGCACGGGCAAGGAGCTCTTCGCCCGGGCCATGCACACGGCAAGCGGACGGTCCGGGCCCTTTGTGCCCATCAACTGCGCGGCCCTGCCCGAGCAATTGCTGGAAAGCGAGCTCTTCGGCTACGTGGGCGGAGCCTTCACCGGCGGCCTGAGGGACGGCAAACCCGGCCTGTTCGAGGTCGCGGGGGAGGGCACTGTCTTTCTGGACGAGATCGGCGACATGCCCCTGGCTTCCCAGGCCAAGATCCTGCGGGTCATGCAGGACCACTGCGTACGACGCATCGGAGGATCGCGGGAAATTCCCATTCGGGCACGGATCATCACCGCCACCAACGGCAATCTGGAGAAAATGGTCGAGGAGGGAACCTTCCGGCAAGACCTGTACTACCGCATCAACGTCCTGCCCATCCATATCCCGCCCTTGCAGGAACGTCTGGACGACTTAGGCCTCCTGGCCGAGCATTTCCTGTTCACCCTGGCCTCGCGCATGGGGCGTCCGGCCAAGGCCGTCACCGCCAAGGGCCTGGACAAGCTGCGCGCCCACCACTGGCCGGGGAACGTGCGCGAACTCAAGAACGTGGTCGATCGCGCCGCCATCCTCTGTCCGGCGGAGAACATTGACGAACGCTTCCTGATCCTGGCCCACGAACTTGGCGACGGCATCCCGGGCCAGACCCGGCAAGTCCAGGCCGCCGAACCGGGCAAACCCATCAGGGAGCAGCTGGACCGCCTGGAAAAAGACATCCTTGAAAACACCCTGACCCGGGCCAAAAGCATCCGCCAGGCCGCCCGAACCCTGGGCCTGTCCCACACCGCCATCCTGAACAAGATCAGGAAACACGGCCTGCGCGTGTCCAGGCCGCTGCGCGTCGAATAG
- a CDS encoding c-type heme family protein, translated as MHLLKPSKIQTKFVSGLLVASIVLGIVFSVGFYLHMKNVLEEEVRDKALLIFTHVDSIQHYVRDILRPAMYERLPASFIIEAMSSSYISRTIMAPINDDHGGTIYRRVAIDARNPAYEANTHERELIRYFRANPEQELWQGYKTMDGEKYFLKVRAVRFEEGCMYCHGKPEDAPPELLSLYGGRGFGKEENSIAGVDFVGISVQSSVGRVQQTILTYFAFFAFGALLFFSATNFLFRVLVVNNLKRLNSVFRRNVVDAEGSELLHKLEQGDEIEELVEGMEQMGNHLFEVRHQLQDYAENLRKMVDDRTEALSHEAEARQADVHLFVRLLEDMRRSGSRSELWSLALPQICKRFGARSIAYVCTMVSRNYYVWPESSAAPELPENMVEVLTGSACLQSGSRIFVPVESSSGNAEGILCLYWDTEAEAARHDQRVLTALGRQLGTAAENLTAIDSLLRQMNVLETIVEGITDPLALMDSNCAVLTVNQAARQLTSELTDGERTDGNMLSIFFDPLSHPCPMVDAIRGGAPDLREVELPGGRSFSLSMYPVRSSDGQTDRVVVYVRETTMEKRMRSQVWHSEKMATVGKLTAGLAHEINNPLGVILCYAGLLRQTISDPQQASDLNIIERHTRQAQRVLQELLNFARPKAAGSGTADACGVAVSVSEVFSVQAAKKRAHLTVEQPDRPLPVRMGIGELEQVLSNLVINALDAVGEEDGEIVVRVAPKAGRVAIVVEDNGPGVSAADAPHIFDPFYSTKAIGAGTGLGLAVVYGMVRDVGGEVFVEHSDLGGARFVVLLPSGIDDLESDTAHQRKD; from the coding sequence ATGCACCTTCTCAAGCCATCAAAGATACAGACCAAATTTGTTTCCGGGCTTTTGGTCGCCTCCATTGTTCTGGGCATCGTTTTTTCCGTCGGTTTTTATCTACACATGAAAAATGTCCTCGAGGAGGAGGTGCGGGACAAGGCCCTGCTCATCTTCACCCATGTGGACTCCATCCAGCACTACGTGCGCGACATCCTGCGCCCGGCCATGTACGAGCGCCTGCCCGCTTCGTTCATCATCGAGGCCATGTCCTCATCCTACATTTCCCGAACCATCATGGCGCCGATCAACGACGATCACGGCGGCACCATCTATCGCCGCGTGGCCATCGACGCACGCAACCCCGCTTACGAAGCCAACACGCACGAACGGGAACTGATCCGCTATTTCAGGGCCAATCCCGAGCAGGAGCTGTGGCAGGGGTACAAGACCATGGACGGGGAAAAATATTTTCTGAAAGTCCGTGCCGTGCGTTTCGAGGAAGGGTGCATGTATTGCCACGGCAAGCCCGAGGATGCTCCGCCGGAGCTTTTGTCCCTGTACGGGGGGCGGGGTTTCGGCAAGGAGGAGAACTCCATCGCCGGGGTCGATTTCGTGGGCATCTCCGTGCAGAGCAGTGTCGGGCGCGTGCAGCAGACCATCCTGACCTACTTCGCCTTTTTCGCCTTTGGCGCGCTGCTGTTTTTTTCAGCGACAAATTTTCTGTTCCGGGTTCTGGTGGTCAACAATCTCAAACGCCTCAACAGCGTTTTCAGACGCAACGTGGTCGATGCGGAAGGCTCCGAGCTCCTGCACAAGCTGGAGCAGGGCGACGAGATCGAGGAACTGGTCGAAGGCATGGAGCAGATGGGCAATCATCTCTTCGAGGTCCGCCACCAGCTCCAGGATTATGCGGAGAATCTGCGCAAGATGGTCGATGATCGCACCGAGGCCCTTTCCCATGAGGCCGAAGCCCGGCAGGCAGACGTGCATCTCTTTGTGCGCCTGCTGGAGGACATGCGCCGCAGCGGTTCGCGTTCGGAACTCTGGAGCCTGGCCCTGCCTCAGATCTGCAAACGCTTCGGGGCGCGCAGCATCGCCTATGTGTGCACCATGGTCTCCAGGAATTACTACGTCTGGCCGGAGTCGTCCGCCGCTCCCGAGTTGCCTGAGAACATGGTGGAAGTGCTGACCGGCAGCGCCTGCCTGCAATCGGGATCCAGGATTTTCGTGCCGGTGGAGTCGAGCTCCGGAAATGCCGAGGGCATCCTTTGCCTCTACTGGGACACCGAAGCAGAGGCGGCACGGCACGATCAGCGGGTACTCACGGCGCTCGGTCGTCAGCTCGGCACGGCAGCGGAGAATCTGACGGCCATCGACAGCCTGCTGCGGCAGATGAACGTGCTCGAAACCATCGTCGAAGGCATCACCGACCCGCTGGCGCTCATGGACTCGAACTGCGCCGTGTTGACCGTGAACCAGGCCGCCCGCCAGCTGACCTCGGAGCTGACGGACGGTGAACGCACGGACGGCAACATGCTGTCCATCTTTTTCGATCCGTTGTCCCATCCTTGTCCGATGGTTGACGCCATTCGCGGCGGGGCGCCGGATCTGCGCGAAGTCGAGCTGCCCGGAGGCAGGTCGTTTTCACTTTCGATGTACCCGGTGCGCAGTTCCGACGGGCAGACGGACCGCGTGGTTGTCTATGTGCGCGAGACCACCATGGAGAAGCGCATGCGTTCCCAGGTCTGGCATTCGGAGAAGATGGCGACCGTAGGCAAGCTCACGGCGGGCCTGGCGCATGAGATCAACAACCCGCTCGGGGTCATCCTCTGCTATGCGGGGTTGCTCCGCCAGACGATCTCCGATCCGCAGCAGGCTTCGGACCTGAACATAATCGAGCGCCACACCAGGCAGGCGCAGAGAGTGCTTCAGGAGCTTCTCAATTTTGCCCGCCCCAAGGCTGCCGGGTCGGGCACGGCGGATGCCTGCGGCGTTGCCGTGTCCGTGTCCGAGGTTTTTTCCGTGCAGGCCGCCAAGAAGAGGGCGCACTTGACTGTGGAACAACCAGATCGGCCTCTGCCCGTGCGCATGGGTATCGGTGAGCTGGAGCAGGTGCTCAGCAACCTGGTCATCAACGCCCTCGACGCGGTCGGGGAGGAGGATGGCGAGATAGTGGTTCGGGTCGCGCCCAAGGCTGGGCGGGTGGCCATCGTGGTGGAGGATAACGGTCCGGGCGTTTCGGCGGCGGATGCGCCGCATATTTTCGATCCCTTTTATTCGACCAAGGCCATCGGCGCCGGGACTGGACTGGGCCTGGCCGTGGTCTACGGCATGGTCAGGGACGTGGGCGGAGAAGTCTTTGTCGAGCATTCGGACCTCGGCGGCGCGCGCTTTGTCGTGCTCCTGCCGTCTGGAATCGATGACCTGGAATCGGATACTGCGCACCAGAGGAAGGATTGA
- a CDS encoding YeiH family protein, with product MSEESSSVVIDHGKSQWSDLWKKEDFLAIWLGFIIIAVCILAYTTFGPKAEFAEKIATANQIQEAELAKAPFKTIAWHNAQDAKGKLKGSSSAFGKFASHWTKTPGSWKTNPMDSLIRSESQAKALNEKAMPKYEEAKGKLEVALAAAVAAEEAAAGASFQNQALNDEAAAKISEWRDAHKAAGDAKKKVENKPYNYIPSLIGLCIFIALIFGAGIAMMGKSAPAFLQGFVIVFLVAVLAYILGGQAISKQYGFGAEAWGVLLGMVIANTVGTPKWVLPACEVEFFIKTGLVLLGAEVLFNKIVAIGTPGIFVAWVVTPVVLVCTYIFGQKVLKMPSKTLNVVISADMSVCGTSAAIAAAAACRAKKEELTLSIGLSLVFTAIMMIAMPAFIKAVGIPEVLGGAWMGGTIDSTGAVAAAGAFLGQKAMYVAATIKMIQNVMIGVTAFCIAVYWCTKVDCVAGKTVGAGEIWHRFPKFVLGFIAASIIFSILDQGMGKDLGGAVVDHGIVRGGTRLLRGWFFALSFAAIGLSTNFRELAKYFKGGKPLILYVCGQSLNLVLTLAMAYLMFYVVFPEITAKI from the coding sequence ATGTCTGAAGAAAGCAGCAGCGTCGTCATCGACCACGGGAAAAGCCAGTGGTCGGATTTGTGGAAGAAAGAGGACTTTCTGGCCATCTGGCTCGGTTTTATCATCATTGCCGTATGTATCCTTGCGTACACGACCTTTGGGCCCAAGGCGGAGTTTGCCGAGAAGATCGCCACCGCAAACCAGATCCAGGAAGCTGAACTGGCCAAGGCTCCGTTCAAGACCATCGCCTGGCACAATGCCCAGGACGCCAAGGGCAAGCTCAAGGGTTCCAGTTCCGCCTTCGGCAAGTTCGCATCCCACTGGACCAAGACGCCAGGTTCCTGGAAGACCAACCCCATGGATTCCCTGATCCGCTCCGAATCCCAGGCCAAGGCGCTCAACGAGAAGGCCATGCCTAAATACGAAGAGGCCAAGGGCAAGCTTGAAGTGGCACTCGCCGCTGCCGTGGCCGCGGAAGAGGCTGCGGCCGGCGCATCCTTCCAGAACCAGGCTCTCAATGACGAGGCCGCGGCCAAGATTTCCGAGTGGCGCGACGCGCACAAGGCTGCCGGGGATGCCAAGAAGAAGGTCGAAAACAAGCCCTACAACTACATTCCGTCCCTCATCGGCCTGTGCATATTCATCGCGCTGATCTTCGGTGCGGGCATTGCCATGATGGGCAAGAGCGCGCCTGCGTTCCTGCAGGGTTTCGTGATTGTCTTTCTGGTCGCCGTCCTGGCGTACATTCTCGGCGGGCAGGCCATTTCCAAGCAGTACGGTTTTGGCGCCGAAGCCTGGGGCGTGCTTCTGGGCATGGTCATAGCCAACACCGTGGGCACTCCCAAATGGGTCCTTCCGGCTTGTGAAGTCGAATTTTTCATCAAGACCGGCCTTGTTCTTCTGGGCGCGGAAGTGCTCTTCAACAAGATCGTGGCCATCGGCACACCCGGCATTTTCGTGGCCTGGGTAGTCACCCCCGTCGTGCTCGTGTGCACCTACATCTTCGGCCAGAAGGTGCTGAAGATGCCCTCCAAGACGCTTAACGTCGTCATCTCCGCCGACATGTCCGTGTGCGGCACCTCCGCCGCCATCGCCGCTGCGGCAGCCTGCCGGGCCAAGAAGGAAGAGCTGACACTGTCCATCGGTCTGTCCCTGGTCTTCACCGCCATCATGATGATCGCCATGCCTGCCTTCATCAAGGCTGTCGGCATCCCGGAAGTTCTGGGCGGCGCCTGGATGGGCGGCACCATCGACTCCACCGGCGCGGTGGCCGCGGCTGGCGCGTTCCTGGGCCAGAAGGCCATGTACGTGGCCGCGACCATCAAGATGATCCAGAACGTCATGATCGGCGTGACCGCATTCTGCATAGCAGTGTACTGGTGCACGAAGGTTGACTGCGTGGCCGGCAAGACCGTTGGCGCAGGAGAGATTTGGCATCGTTTTCCGAAGTTCGTGCTCGGCTTCATCGCCGCCTCCATCATCTTCTCCATCCTGGATCAGGGCATGGGCAAGGATCTTGGCGGCGCGGTCGTGGATCACGGCATCGTCCGCGGCGGCACCAGGCTTCTGCGTGGCTGGTTCTTCGCCCTGTCCTTTGCGGCCATCGGCCTGTCCACCAACTTCCGCGAGCTGGCCAAGTACTTCAAGGGCGGCAAGCCGCTCATCCTGTATGTCTGCGGTCAAAGCCTCAATCTTGTCTTGACTCTGGCCATGGCCTACCTCATGTTCTACGTGGTCTTCCCCGAAATCACGGCCAAGATCTAA
- the pbpC gene encoding penicillin-binding protein 1C — protein sequence MSRLRWIAATPWRKAAAILILILGLPACLGLALDRLFPFPVERLEAPAAVRVLDRDGKPLRFFLAADGMWRFPLTLSEVSPDLTAALIDSEDRHFFLHPGINPLSVLRALWVNVRHGRIISGASTIPMQVARLADPRPRTLGAKVVEALRALQLCWHHPKEKILLWYVNLAPFGSNVVGVGAAAWHYFGKAPDTLSLGEIALLSVLPRSPTRYNPIRNPGLAREVRDRVLDRFAAHGVFDPARVAESKTRPLPGRRFAVPQDAPHFSRWVRSRLPESPVILSSLDRRAQDITEALIKGRMDGLRRQAIGNAAAVVLDIKARQILAYAGSADFWDDSRQGQVDNTLSRRSPGSTLKPFLYALAFDQGHLVPDSMLLDVPTDFAGYVPENYGQNFQGLVSARTALATSLNVPAARLLNRCGLAPFHGLLREGGLSTLDRPASHYGLSMALGGCEVRLLELTNLYATLAAAGLHRPVSPLAGGPDRREKDVRLFSPEASAMTLGILATTRRPDLPDAWEFTLQAPKVAWKTGTSFGHRDAWAVGVSRDLAIGVWVGNPDGSQCMNISGARHAGPLLFDLFRALSPGTTRLPSFPTPALQRIQVCAVSRERPGPGCPLTTADAIAGVTMLPVCGMHKEIFVSPGSGLRLHGDCLLMKDSRKETALIWPPELVAFRRAQGLSLPGLPGIDPDCPDVPNEGGPVIQSPSASTPYQARPDAPQKFQRLALSAAGAAGATVHYWYVDGRHVGQTAPETPCFIPLQSGTHEVVVTDDHGRGARTTFTVRPAAEPGLGSRDEP from the coding sequence ATGAGCAGACTCAGGTGGATCGCGGCGACTCCATGGCGAAAGGCCGCCGCGATCCTCATTTTGATCCTGGGACTCCCGGCCTGCCTTGGGCTGGCCCTTGACCGCCTCTTTCCCTTTCCCGTGGAGCGTCTTGAGGCCCCGGCCGCCGTCCGCGTCCTGGACCGGGACGGCAAGCCGCTGCGCTTCTTTCTGGCCGCCGACGGGATGTGGCGCTTCCCCCTGACCTTAAGCGAAGTCTCCCCGGACCTGACCGCGGCCCTCATTGATTCCGAGGACCGCCATTTCTTCCTTCATCCGGGCATCAATCCGCTGTCCGTGTTGCGCGCGCTGTGGGTCAATGTCCGGCACGGACGGATCATAAGCGGGGCCTCGACCATCCCCATGCAGGTCGCCCGTCTGGCCGACCCGCGCCCGCGCACGCTAGGTGCCAAGGTCGTTGAGGCGCTGCGCGCCCTGCAGCTGTGCTGGCATCACCCCAAGGAAAAAATCCTGCTCTGGTACGTCAATCTGGCCCCCTTCGGCTCCAACGTGGTCGGAGTCGGAGCCGCCGCCTGGCATTATTTCGGCAAGGCCCCGGACACCCTCTCCCTCGGGGAGATCGCCCTGCTCTCGGTACTGCCGCGCTCGCCGACCCGCTACAACCCGATCCGAAACCCCGGGCTCGCGCGGGAGGTCCGGGACCGGGTCCTGGACCGCTTCGCCGCGCACGGCGTCTTCGATCCGGCACGCGTGGCCGAGAGCAAGACCCGCCCGCTGCCCGGCCGCCGCTTCGCAGTGCCACAGGACGCACCGCATTTCAGCCGCTGGGTGCGCTCACGCCTTCCCGAATCGCCCGTGATCCTGAGCAGTCTGGACAGACGCGCCCAGGACATCACCGAGGCCCTGATCAAGGGACGCATGGACGGCCTGCGCCGTCAGGCCATCGGCAACGCGGCGGCGGTGGTGCTCGACATTAAGGCCCGCCAGATCCTGGCCTACGCCGGATCGGCGGACTTCTGGGACGATTCCCGGCAGGGGCAGGTCGACAATACCCTGTCCAGGCGCTCGCCCGGCTCGACCCTGAAACCCTTTCTCTACGCCCTGGCCTTCGACCAGGGACACCTCGTGCCGGACTCCATGCTCCTTGACGTGCCCACGGATTTCGCGGGCTACGTCCCGGAAAACTACGGCCAGAATTTTCAGGGCCTGGTCAGCGCGCGCACGGCCCTGGCCACCTCCCTCAATGTCCCTGCGGCGCGTCTGCTGAACCGCTGCGGGCTTGCCCCCTTCCACGGACTGTTGCGCGAGGGCGGCCTCTCCACCCTGGACAGACCGGCGAGCCATTACGGGCTGTCCATGGCCCTGGGCGGCTGCGAGGTGAGGCTGCTGGAACTGACCAACCTGTACGCCACCCTGGCCGCGGCGGGCCTGCACCGTCCCGTTTCCCCCCTGGCCGGGGGCCCGGACCGGCGCGAAAAGGACGTCCGGCTTTTCTCCCCCGAGGCCTCGGCCATGACCCTTGGCATCCTGGCCACGACCAGAAGACCCGACCTGCCCGACGCCTGGGAGTTCACCCTTCAGGCCCCCAAGGTCGCCTGGAAGACCGGGACCTCGTTCGGACACCGCGACGCCTGGGCCGTGGGCGTGAGCCGCGACCTGGCCATCGGGGTCTGGGTCGGCAATCCCGACGGTTCGCAATGCATGAACATCTCGGGGGCGCGCCACGCCGGTCCCCTGCTCTTCGATCTCTTCCGGGCCCTCTCCCCCGGTACGACGCGCCTGCCTTCGTTCCCCACCCCTGCGCTGCAACGCATCCAGGTCTGCGCCGTCAGCAGGGAACGCCCCGGCCCCGGCTGCCCTCTCACCACGGCCGACGCCATCGCCGGGGTGACCATGCTCCCGGTCTGCGGCATGCACAAAGAGATCTTCGTCAGCCCCGGGTCGGGCCTGCGCCTGCACGGAGACTGCCTGCTCATGAAGGACTCGCGAAAAGAGACCGCGCTGATCTGGCCTCCCGAGCTGGTGGCCTTTCGCCGCGCCCAGGGCCTCAGCCTGCCGGGGCTGCCTGGCATCGACCCCGACTGTCCAGACGTGCCGAATGAGGGCGGCCCGGTCATCCAGTCCCCGTCCGCGAGCACGCCCTACCAGGCCCGCCCCGACGCGCCCCAAAAGTTTCAGCGGCTGGCGCTGTCCGCGGCCGGAGCAGCGGGCGCGACGGTTCATTACTGGTATGTGGACGGCCGCCACGTGGGACAAACCGCTCCCGAGACGCCCTGCTTCATTCCCCTGCAAAGCGGCACGCACGAGGTCGTGGTCACCGACGATCACGGACGCGGCGCGCGCACGACCTTCACGGTGCGCCCGGCAGCCGAGCCCGGCCTTGGCAGCCGGGATGAGCCCTGA
- a CDS encoding sigma-54-dependent transcriptional regulator, whose translation MEVMDSAGIVTGARVVIVDDEVDFARGLARLVGGHFPCLDVVAVHSGAEALQALSAKPAQLMITDLRMPEMTGLQLLSQALGLLPDLSMVVLTAYGTIETAVEALRAGAYDFLTKPIEPEQLFRVVEKGLERSRLLEENNRLRQILASKECGGELVGEGAAMRQLKRTIAAVAQSEYTVLVRGESGTGKELVARMVHHLGARASRPFLAVNCPSIPENLLESELFGHVKGAFTGADRDHKGLFAAADKGTIHLDEIGDISPAVQTKLLRVMQDGEVRPVGSNRSSRVDVRVVASTNQNLEAAIQAKTFREDLYYRLNVLTITLPPLRERAEDIPLLAGHFFRAACREMGLAEKQVDPEVMHWMATHSWPGNVRELQNFVRRLTVFATTERVDMNLLRMVQQGGCLPVPMGKSLGGGETALEPYKNAKAEAVAAFTHSYVNELLAQTKGNVSEAARVSGLSRVALQKILLRMGESAARFRD comes from the coding sequence ATGGAAGTCATGGATTCAGCCGGCATTGTCACGGGAGCACGGGTCGTCATTGTCGACGACGAAGTTGATTTCGCACGCGGACTGGCCAGGCTTGTCGGAGGTCATTTTCCGTGCCTCGACGTGGTGGCCGTGCATAGCGGAGCCGAGGCTCTGCAAGCCCTGTCGGCGAAACCCGCGCAGCTCATGATCACGGATTTGCGCATGCCCGAGATGACCGGATTGCAGCTTTTGTCCCAGGCCCTTGGCCTGCTGCCGGACCTGAGCATGGTCGTGCTCACCGCCTACGGGACCATTGAGACGGCGGTGGAGGCCCTGCGGGCCGGTGCCTATGATTTTCTGACCAAGCCCATCGAGCCGGAACAGCTCTTCCGTGTGGTGGAGAAGGGACTGGAGCGAAGCAGGCTGCTGGAGGAAAACAATCGTCTGCGCCAGATCCTGGCCAGCAAGGAATGCGGCGGGGAGCTGGTCGGAGAAGGCGCGGCCATGCGGCAGCTCAAGCGCACCATCGCGGCCGTGGCCCAGTCCGAATACACGGTGCTGGTCCGGGGCGAATCTGGCACCGGCAAGGAGCTGGTGGCCCGCATGGTGCACCATCTCGGCGCACGGGCTTCCCGGCCCTTTCTGGCGGTGAACTGTCCTTCCATTCCCGAGAATCTGCTCGAAAGCGAACTCTTCGGCCACGTCAAGGGCGCCTTTACCGGGGCCGACCGCGACCACAAGGGGCTCTTTGCCGCCGCCGACAAGGGGACCATCCATCTGGACGAAATCGGGGACATTTCCCCGGCGGTCCAGACCAAGCTGCTGCGGGTCATGCAGGACGGGGAGGTTCGGCCGGTGGGATCGAACAGATCCTCACGCGTGGATGTGCGCGTGGTCGCCTCCACCAATCAGAACCTTGAAGCCGCCATTCAGGCCAAGACCTTTCGCGAGGATCTGTATTATCGGTTGAACGTGCTGACCATAACCCTGCCGCCCTTGCGCGAAAGGGCCGAGGACATTCCGCTTTTGGCCGGGCACTTCTTCCGGGCGGCCTGCCGCGAGATGGGGCTGGCCGAAAAACAGGTCGATCCGGAGGTCATGCACTGGATGGCCACTCACTCCTGGCCCGGCAACGTGCGTGAGTTGCAGAATTTCGTGCGCCGTCTGACCGTTTTCGCCACCACGGAGCGGGTAGACATGAATCTGCTGCGCATGGTGCAGCAGGGCGGATGTCTGCCCGTGCCCATGGGCAAGAGCCTGGGCGGAGGCGAAACCGCGCTGGAACCCTACAAGAACGCCAAGGCCGAGGCCGTGGCGGCATTCACCCACTCCTACGTAAACGAGCTTTTGGCCCAGACCAAAGGCAACGTGTCCGAAGCGGCCCGCGTCTCGGGCCTGTCCCGCGTGGCCCTTCAGAAAATCCTTTTGCGCATGGGCGAAAGCGCTGCGCGATTTCGGGATTGA
- a CDS encoding MlaA family lipoprotein, whose amino-acid sequence MRIFLLCLILFVSAGCATNGQHQPGPFQAPVHRGLPEDPTLERHFQVHDPWEGFNRNMYHFNAQLDRYVYLPVVRTYEAILPDSVQQGVSNIFNNLKEIPIFVNSVLQGKAKKASVSLGRFVFNTTIGLGGIIDVLGNGGIPQENEDFGQTLGFWGVPPGPYLVLPVFGPSGVRDTGGVFVDAAMTINPSYGLFQDMSWIARESVSTGVYGVKAVDARHQVKFRYYETGSPFEYQLVRFIYSKKRELDIEK is encoded by the coding sequence ATGCGCATATTTCTTCTCTGCCTCATCCTCTTCGTCTCCGCCGGATGCGCCACCAACGGGCAGCATCAGCCCGGCCCTTTTCAGGCCCCCGTACATCGCGGCCTGCCCGAGGACCCGACCCTGGAGCGGCATTTTCAGGTCCATGATCCCTGGGAGGGATTCAACCGTAACATGTACCACTTCAACGCCCAGCTTGACCGCTACGTCTATCTGCCAGTGGTCCGCACCTACGAGGCGATCCTGCCGGATAGCGTTCAACAGGGTGTTTCCAATATTTTTAATAACTTGAAAGAAATACCGATTTTTGTGAACTCTGTCCTGCAAGGCAAGGCCAAAAAGGCTTCGGTCTCGCTGGGCCGCTTTGTCTTCAACACGACCATCGGCCTGGGAGGCATCATCGACGTGCTCGGCAATGGAGGCATCCCGCAGGAAAACGAGGATTTCGGACAGACCCTGGGCTTCTGGGGCGTCCCCCCCGGTCCGTATCTGGTGCTCCCCGTGTTCGGGCCCTCCGGAGTGCGCGACACGGGAGGCGTGTTCGTGGACGCGGCCATGACCATTAACCCATCGTACGGCCTCTTCCAGGACATGAGCTGGATTGCGCGCGAGTCGGTGTCCACCGGCGTTTACGGGGTCAAGGCTGTCGATGCGCGGCATCAGGTCAAGTTTCGCTATTACGAGACAGGAAGCCCCTTCGAGTACCAGTTGGTGCGCTTCATCTATTCCAAGAAGCGCGAACTCGACATCGAGAAGTAG